The following is a genomic window from Rhinatrema bivittatum chromosome 12, aRhiBiv1.1, whole genome shotgun sequence.
ATTACTTCCGGGTGAGTGGGTGGCCAGCCGTAGCTATGGAGGTACTGTCGGACGAGGAGCTGCGGCAGCAGTTGCGGGCTCTGGGTTCCTCGCCGGGACCCATTACCGCTAGTACCCGCAAGCTCTACCTGGGCAAGCTGCAGCGCCTGCGGGACGAGGCCCGGCCGCAGAGCCGAATCAGCGCCCTGCAGGGTCAGTCGCAGCCCGACGGCCGAGGCCTGTGCGAGAGGCCGTGGAAGAGCGAAGGAGCTTCGGAGGAGAGGCCGCGCTTCAGTAAAGAATTTGCCCGGGAGCGATCGTGGCAGAGGGAGGAAGATTCGCAGGAGGAGTCGTGGCAGAGGGAGGAAGATTCGCAGGAGCGGCCGTGGCTGAGCGGAGCGGCCTCTCGGGAGCGGGACCGGGTGAGAGAAAAAGATCCGCAGGAGCGGCCGTGGCTGAGCGAGGTGGCTGAGCGAGAGAGGCCGTGGAAGAGCGAAGAAGATTcggagaagtggccgcagctcAGTCAAGGATTCTCCCGggagcgatcgtgtcagagggAAGAAAATTCGCAGGAGCGCCAGTGGCTGAGCTCAGGAACCTCGCAGGAGCGCCAGTGGCTGAGCTCAGGAACCCCCCGCGAGCGGCCGGGGGTGAGCTCAGGAACCTCGCAGGAGCGGCCGTGGCTGAGCTCAGGAACCCCCCGCGAGCGGCCGTGGCTGAGCTCAGGAACCTCGCAGGAGCGGCCGTGGCTGAGCTCAGGAACCTCGCAGGAGCGGCCGTGGCTGAGCTCAGGAACCCCCCGCGAGCGGCCGGGGGTGAGCTCAGGAACCCCGCGGGAGCGGCCGTGGCTCACCAGTAGTCGCCGGGACAGTACCGAAAAGGCTAGAGCCGCAGAGCCTGGCCTTTTCTACTCGCTCTGGAAGAAGTGGGGAGGAATGGGGAAGTCGCACCCCGGTGTTCCCCGGCGCCTGGAGCTTTACCTCTCATGGTTCCTGTATAGCGCCACGCTGCTATTACTGCTTGTCTTCGTCGGCATCCTGTGGGTGAAGTTGGCTAGCAGCAGCTGGACAGAACCCAACTGTAAGTTTCTTTCTTGGCCCAGTATAAAGAGTACTGTATTTGGGTCTTGATATATACTGGAGAGTTGAAAGTTTCTAGCCTCTTGCTGAGCTGGTAGTGTGACGCTTAGGCTCCCAAATTAGCTATTTTCTgccatggggagggggaaaagtttgaaatgctgtttttttttttttgaggggtgaGTTTAATGCTGTAATTTCTCTCTTGTGGTGTTACAAATGTTACGTTGCATTTGATGGATAAGAGTGCTGAAGGGCTAAGCAGTACGTTTTTGACTTTGGTGGTAAGCAACATCCCTGAGGCATCAACTATTAATTGGTCATATAGTACACCAATAAAACTGCACATTTAGAAATGCTCTGTAATCTTGTTTAATTTAAAAGGGATTTCAGAGGAAAATTATTTCCCTTGCGCTTTCCAATTTTGTGCAACAGTAACAGACACAGGTGTCTGGTGTTCCCTGGTTGGTTGACTGTCTACCATACCAACTGGTGATTAGGGTAAGTCTGAGTATTTGGCTGAGTAGCATAAAAAGATTTTGAGGTTGGATGTTAAAAAGACATTTTCAGGTCTTCACACTAGCCATAGGGCGGGTAATTTCCAAACATCCTGCATAATAGGCTGCCAATACGCTTGttagaccaattttcaaagcggtcCTGCACACACAAATTCTCACCAAATTTACCCTGCATAAGttaccagtggcatagccacagctgattttttttttttggggggggggggggggggggggcagggttaacatgggtgggcagtagacatacAAGTCTGAGCCCTACCAACTGTAGTCTTATACATAAATAATGGCTTAGAGTGCATCTGACAGAATTTCTAAGTCCAACAgagacagaggtctacaaaatcatgaaaggaattgaacaagttaatgtaaatcagttatttactctctcgcaagctgattcagtacagtgcgctcaggctgagcgcacagttagcccccgtttggacgtgcgttttcgacacgctattattaccccttatactgtatggggtaatagcgcgtggaaaacgcacgtccaacccccccaaaactaatagcgcctgcaacatgcaaatgcatgttgatggctcattagttagtcccgcgtgatacaggaagtaaaatgtgcacccaagccgcacattttactctcagaaattaaagcCTACCCAAAGGTGGGAGTTAAtctcggccggcaccaggaaagtgtacagaaaagcagaaaaaatgcttttctgtacaccctccgactttatatagcgatattaagtcagaggcccccaaaataaaaaatctgcccgcgggatggaaaatggacgctcaattttgccagcgtccgttttccgaacctgtggctgtcagcgggttccacAACCGACTCCGGTAAAAtgaagcatcagctgtcaaacccgctgatagccgccgcttctgccaataaggaggcactagggatgcgctagtgtcctagcgcctccttattaccgcgggccctcatttgcatactgaattgcgcgcccaggagaaggGGCCTGGGCACGagtcaggagagcgggcacttgcctcggagcaccggctctcccgcatggtttactgaatcagcctgtcagtagtagaaggaccagggggcaatccatgaagttagcaagtagctcaattaaaacaaatcaaattttttttttcacttagcacatagttaagatctggaattcattgtcaaaggatgtggttacagcagtcagTGCCCAGAAGTCCCTTATGGCCTGTTTTGTTCGTGCTGTTGGGTTatttgcgtgtgtgtgtttgctgTGTCTGTAGTCTCTTTTTCCCCAAAGGAGAGTTCTGTAGCTTTTACAAAGCAGGTGAGCTGACACAAAATATTGCATTTAACTGTTTGGAGCTTGGTCCTCCTGTCCTGAGGAATCTTGTGGGCGGTAAACGGCGTAAAGTTGCTACCTGTGAGCAAAGACAGCAAAATGCTGCAGGCAGGAAGGCGGCAGCTGGGTGCTCCCAGGACCCAGCAAATGCTGATGATGTCAGAGCCCTGGTGGGAGGGGACtaggaaaggggagggccagagtAGGTAGAGGAGGGTGAAGGAAGAGTGAGAGTGatgggagaagggaagagatggAAGCAGtgggagagtgaaaggggagggggctgagagtgaaaggggaggaaggagaggtgaggTGAGGAGAGAAGAGTGCCAACCCTCCCTTACCAACTCCATTGTTCCCCATGCACACACTTCCTACTGTCCCCATCTCCACCGTGCCCAAACACCCACACATATACGTGCACCCTGCCTAGACAGACGCACGCACCccatacactcacacatgcaaCTACCCTTCCACCCCAACACGCACACCCTCCCCCAATCCCCCCCACATGTGCACTCCcatcccccaactcctcccacacAGAGACCTCCCCCTCTATTACCCCACATGCCTGGCCACTCCCCGACATGCACACAAAGCTGAAGTTATTCCCCCACACATTCCAGTCACTCACACCAAACccataacacatacacacaacccacACCCCACATATGCAGGTGGAGGGCAAAGTTGTCATGGGGGACTGTGCACAGACCCACCCAGATCACTCATTCCCAGACCTGCACACACACCCAATTCATCCCTAAAAGCAATCACACCagccccttacacacacacacacacacagggaggaggggga
Proteins encoded in this region:
- the LEMD2 gene encoding LEM domain-containing protein 2 codes for the protein MAPLGYLLSRTWPPRATLRAKPGGSWDYFRVSGWPAVAMEVLSDEELRQQLRALGSSPGPITASTRKLYLGKLQRLRDEARPQSRISALQGQSQPDGRGLCERPWKSEGASEERPRFSKEFARERSWQREEDSQEESWQREEDSQERPWLSGAASRERDRVREKDPQERPWLSEVAERERPWKSEEDSEKWPQLSQGFSRERSCQREENSQERQWLSSGTSQERQWLSSGTPRERPGVSSGTSQERPWLSSGTPRERPWLSSGTSQERPWLSSGTSQERPWLSSGTPRERPGVSSGTPRERPWLTSSRRDSTEKARAAEPGLFYSLWKKWGGMGKSHPGVPRRLELYLSWFLYSATLLLLLVFVGILWVKLASSSWTEPNSKQLPVDCENRKDSFCQVEQKKVVMQMLSELYNFLAEQAGRFECGNHLQLKSKCISVAEAKQHVVNVTGHPPEKFQAALQWIISSDKDLGIWLRAEDSQEPIAAVEQVTCLESSRPRMWLSCRLRRAFITAVTSLFTTFLVLALLWGVFLLLKYHLRKMKEDEQAMYEIVKKIIAVVQDHYKDWENQLETYPYVGILHVRDSLIPPHSRQKMRKIWNRAVDFLSANESRIRTESHRISGEDMLVWRWIQSINFSDSEQ